In Bacillus marinisedimentorum, a single window of DNA contains:
- the guaB gene encoding IMP dehydrogenase, giving the protein MWEKKFSKEGLTFDDVLLVPAESEVLPRDVSIRTELSETLVLNIPFISAGMDTVTEAKMAIAMARQGGLGVIHKNMSIEEQAEQVDRVKRSESGVITNPFFLTPEHQVFDAEHLMGKYRISGVPIVNNVEERKLCGILTNRDLRFIQDYSIQIADVMTKENLVTASVGTTLEEAEKILQQYKIEKLPLVDDEGVLKGLITIKDIEKVIEFPNAAKDKQGRLLAAAALGVTADAMLRAEKLVEAGVDALVIDTAHGHSRGVLNQVAELRAKYPDLDIIAGNVATPEGTRALIEAGANIVKVGIGPGSICTTRVVAGVGVPQITAVYDCATEARKHGVPVIADGGIKYSGDIVKALAAGGNAVMLGSLFAGVEESPGETEIFQGRQFKVYRGMGSIASMERGSKDRYFQENNQKFVPEGIEGRVAYKGPLADSIYQLLGGLRSGMGYCGTKDLRENGKFVRITNAGLRESHPHDVQITKEAPNYSV; this is encoded by the coding sequence ATGTGGGAGAAGAAGTTCTCAAAAGAAGGACTTACGTTTGATGATGTGTTGCTTGTGCCAGCCGAGTCTGAAGTACTGCCTCGGGATGTAAGTATCCGAACGGAATTGAGTGAAACATTGGTTTTGAACATCCCGTTTATCAGTGCGGGAATGGACACTGTCACGGAAGCGAAAATGGCCATTGCCATGGCTAGACAGGGCGGTCTTGGTGTCATTCACAAAAACATGTCCATTGAAGAACAGGCTGAGCAAGTTGATCGGGTAAAACGCTCGGAAAGCGGGGTTATTACAAACCCATTTTTCCTTACTCCCGAACATCAGGTTTTTGATGCGGAACATTTGATGGGCAAGTATCGGATTTCCGGAGTGCCGATCGTGAACAATGTAGAGGAACGGAAACTTTGCGGCATTTTGACGAACCGTGATCTGCGTTTCATCCAGGATTATTCCATCCAAATCGCAGATGTGATGACGAAAGAAAACCTTGTAACGGCTTCTGTCGGCACGACGCTTGAGGAAGCGGAAAAAATTCTCCAGCAGTATAAAATCGAAAAGCTTCCGCTCGTTGATGATGAAGGCGTATTAAAAGGCTTGATTACAATTAAGGATATCGAGAAAGTAATCGAATTTCCGAATGCGGCCAAAGACAAACAGGGACGATTACTAGCAGCAGCTGCACTGGGTGTCACTGCGGATGCGATGCTTCGTGCCGAGAAGCTTGTTGAAGCTGGAGTCGATGCGCTTGTTATTGATACTGCCCACGGCCATTCACGCGGTGTCCTCAATCAAGTGGCGGAACTTCGCGCCAAATATCCTGATCTGGATATTATTGCCGGAAACGTCGCAACGCCGGAAGGAACCCGGGCCCTTATTGAAGCGGGTGCCAATATCGTAAAGGTCGGCATCGGTCCCGGATCCATCTGTACAACAAGGGTTGTTGCGGGTGTAGGGGTTCCTCAGATTACTGCGGTTTACGATTGTGCAACAGAGGCACGGAAACACGGCGTCCCGGTTATTGCGGACGGCGGCATCAAGTATTCAGGGGATATTGTAAAAGCACTTGCAGCCGGAGGCAATGCAGTCATGCTCGGCAGCCTGTTTGCCGGAGTTGAGGAAAGCCCGGGCGAGACGGAAATTTTCCAGGGAAGGCAGTTCAAAGTCTATCGCGGCATGGGATCGATCGCTTCCATGGAACGCGGCAGTAAAGACCGTTATTTCCAGGAAAATAATCAAAAATTCGTACCGGAAGGAATCGAGGGCCGTGTCGCTTATAAAGGACCGCTTGCTGATTCCATTTACCAGCTGCTTGGCGGTCTCCGTTCCGGAATGGGATATTGTGGAACAAAAGACCTGCGCGAAAACGGTAAATTCGTCCGTATTACAAACGCAGGTTTGCGGGAAAGTCATCCGCATGATGTCCAAATCACAAAAGAAGCGCCGAATTACTCGGTCTAA
- a CDS encoding serine hydrolase: MRTKQSFILSLITIFMLSIVFGSAAPAKAAGELELSAESAILVDAASGKILYEKDADKPLPPASMTKMMTEYLVRDAIEKNQIEWDQKTSISQYAHEISQNTDLSNVPLRIEEKYSVRELYEAMAIYSANGATIALAELVAGSESNFVKMMNEKGKEMDLGDFKFVNTTGLNNSDLLGNHPEGTRPDEETMITARGTAKLAYHLIKDYPDVIEIASIPIKKFRDGTDDMTKMDNWNWMIPGSIEPQFDYEGVDGIKTGSTSLAGYSFTSTAKRDGMRLISVVMKTSSYSERFTQTKKLLDYGFSGFDSKELFPAGYQIKGKSEVPVVKGKENNVKVEAEKALTSVIRKGEDDKYSAEYALNEDKLTEEGELTAPLEEGEKVGKVVLKYSGENDYGYLTKKGSANESVPLVTTESVEKANWFALAMRGVGGFFGDIWSSAADTVKGWF; encoded by the coding sequence ATGCGAACAAAGCAATCGTTTATTTTGAGTTTGATAACAATTTTCATGTTAAGTATAGTTTTTGGAAGTGCTGCACCAGCCAAGGCAGCAGGTGAGCTTGAACTTAGTGCCGAATCAGCTATCCTTGTCGATGCTGCTTCCGGAAAAATCCTTTATGAAAAGGATGCGGATAAACCGCTGCCGCCGGCAAGTATGACAAAAATGATGACAGAATATCTTGTTCGTGATGCGATTGAAAAAAATCAAATTGAATGGGACCAGAAAACGAGCATAAGCCAGTATGCTCATGAAATTTCCCAGAATACAGACTTATCGAATGTTCCGCTCAGGATTGAAGAGAAATATAGTGTCCGTGAACTTTATGAAGCGATGGCGATTTATTCAGCGAATGGCGCGACGATTGCCCTTGCTGAACTAGTGGCCGGCAGTGAAAGCAATTTTGTGAAGATGATGAATGAAAAAGGTAAGGAAATGGATCTTGGTGACTTCAAATTTGTCAATACGACAGGTTTGAATAACTCCGATTTGCTTGGTAATCATCCGGAAGGAACGCGTCCTGATGAGGAAACCATGATTACTGCCAGAGGGACAGCGAAGCTTGCCTACCACTTGATCAAGGATTATCCCGATGTGATTGAGATTGCGAGTATCCCGATTAAAAAGTTCCGTGATGGAACAGATGATATGACAAAAATGGACAACTGGAACTGGATGATTCCCGGATCGATTGAACCACAGTTTGATTATGAAGGTGTCGATGGTATTAAAACTGGTTCCACGAGCCTGGCGGGATACTCATTTACAAGTACCGCAAAACGGGACGGTATGAGGCTTATTTCCGTAGTCATGAAGACGTCTTCCTATAGTGAAAGGTTCACCCAGACCAAAAAACTTCTGGATTACGGATTCAGCGGCTTCGATTCAAAAGAGCTGTTTCCAGCCGGGTATCAGATAAAAGGAAAATCAGAGGTGCCAGTTGTAAAAGGAAAAGAGAACAATGTTAAAGTGGAAGCCGAAAAGGCCCTTACCTCTGTTATCCGTAAGGGTGAAGACGATAAATACAGTGCTGAGTATGCTCTAAACGAAGACAAACTGACAGAAGAAGGCGAATTGACAGCTCCGCTTGAAGAAGGAGAAAAAGTAGGCAAGGTTGTGCTGAAGTATTCGGGTGAAAATGATTACGGTTATTTGACGAAAAAAGGTTCAGCAAATGAGTCTGTGCCGCTTGTCACGACAGAAAGCGTTGAAAAAGCAAACTGGTTTGCCCTTGCAATGAGGGGAGTCGGCGGGTTTTTCGGTGATATTTGGTCAAGTGCTGCAGATACTGTAAAAGGCTGGTTTTAA
- the pdxS gene encoding pyridoxal 5'-phosphate synthase lyase subunit PdxS, with amino-acid sequence MSQSTGTDRVKRGMAEMQKGGVIMDVVNAEQAKIAEEAGAVAVMALERVPADIRAAGGVARMADPRIIEEVMNAVSIPVMAKSRIGHVVEARVLEAMGVDYIDESEVLTPADEVYHTNKRDFTVPFVCGCRDIGEATRRIAEGASMLRTKGEPGTGNIVEAVRHMRMVQGQIRKVANMSEDELMTEAKNLGAPYELMLQIHREGKLPVVNFAAGGIATPADAALMMQLGADGVFVGSGIFKSDKPEKFARAIVEATTHYEDYKLIGELSKGLGTAMQGIEISSLLPEQRMQERGW; translated from the coding sequence ATGTCTCAATCAACAGGTACTGACCGCGTAAAACGCGGAATGGCAGAGATGCAAAAAGGCGGCGTCATCATGGACGTAGTCAATGCAGAACAGGCGAAAATTGCTGAAGAAGCCGGTGCTGTGGCAGTCATGGCGCTTGAGCGTGTTCCGGCCGATATTCGTGCCGCCGGCGGTGTAGCCCGTATGGCAGATCCGCGAATTATTGAAGAAGTCATGAATGCCGTATCCATTCCGGTTATGGCGAAGTCCCGTATCGGGCATGTTGTCGAAGCCCGCGTACTCGAAGCTATGGGTGTAGATTATATTGATGAAAGTGAAGTGCTTACGCCAGCTGATGAAGTGTACCATACCAATAAGCGTGATTTCACTGTTCCATTTGTCTGCGGCTGCCGCGACATTGGCGAAGCGACACGCCGAATTGCCGAAGGTGCTTCCATGCTCCGTACGAAAGGTGAGCCGGGAACAGGCAATATCGTTGAAGCGGTCCGCCATATGCGTATGGTTCAGGGGCAAATCCGAAAAGTTGCCAATATGAGTGAAGATGAATTGATGACTGAAGCGAAAAACCTTGGTGCTCCTTATGAGCTTATGCTTCAAATCCATCGTGAAGGAAAGCTGCCGGTCGTCAACTTTGCCGCCGGCGGAATCGCAACACCTGCCGATGCAGCATTAATGATGCAGCTTGGTGCTGACGGCGTATTTGTGGGATCAGGCATTTTCAAATCCGACAAGCCGGAAAAGTTTGCCCGTGCGATTGTTGAAGCGACTACCCATTATGAAGATTATAAACTGATCGGAGAACTTTCCAAAGGGCTTGGAACAGCGATGCAGGGCATCGAAATCTCTTCCCTTCTGCCAGAGCAGCGCATGCAGGAGCGCGGCTGGTAA
- the pdxT gene encoding pyridoxal 5'-phosphate synthase glutaminase subunit PdxT, translated as MAKIGVLGLQGAVREHVRSLEASGAEAIVVKRVEQLDGLDGLIVPGGESTTMRRLIDKYQFLEPLKQFGENGKPIFGTCAGLILLAKDIAGQDYAHLELMDMKVERNAFGRQRESFEAELMIEGVADDYIGVFIRAPYVLEVGSEVDVLSKHNDRIVAVRQGHYLACSFHPELTDDHRFTAYFVKMVEEAKEKQSV; from the coding sequence ATGGCTAAAATAGGTGTACTCGGGCTTCAGGGCGCTGTACGTGAGCATGTTCGTTCCCTTGAAGCATCCGGCGCAGAAGCGATCGTCGTAAAACGTGTCGAACAATTGGACGGCCTTGACGGACTGATCGTTCCCGGCGGGGAAAGTACGACAATGCGCCGGTTGATTGATAAATATCAGTTTCTTGAACCGCTGAAGCAATTTGGCGAGAACGGCAAGCCGATCTTCGGCACATGTGCAGGCCTTATTTTGCTGGCAAAAGACATTGCCGGCCAGGATTACGCCCATCTTGAATTGATGGATATGAAGGTCGAACGGAACGCATTCGGACGTCAGCGTGAAAGCTTTGAAGCAGAACTTATGATTGAAGGAGTTGCCGATGACTATATCGGTGTCTTCATCCGTGCTCCATATGTTCTTGAAGTCGGCAGCGAGGTTGATGTGCTTTCCAAGCATAATGACAGAATTGTAGCGGTCAGACAGGGACATTATTTGGCCTGTTCCTTCCATCCGGAATTGACCGATGATCATCGCTTCACCGCATACTTCGTGAAGATGGTCGAAGAAGCTAAAGAAAAACAATCTGTATAA
- the serS gene encoding serine--tRNA ligase — translation MLDIKFVRANFEDIKHKLKHRGEDLSNFDRFPELDEKRRKLIQETEELKSKRNEVSKQISVMKREKKDADDLIAEMREVGDAVKKLDEELRQVEEKLEMIMLTVPNIPHESVPVGDSEDENVTVRTWGEVREFDFEAQPHWDIAGELDILDFERASKVTGSRFVFYKGLGARLERALLNFMMDLHHDEHGYEEMLPPYMVNRASMTGTGQLPKFEEDAFKIREEDYFLIPTAEVPVTNYHRDEILDAGDLPKNYVAYSACFRSEAGSAGRDTRGLIRQHQFNKVELVRFVKPEDSYAALEELTGHAEKVLQLLKLPYRVMSMCTADLGFTAAKKYDIEVWIPSYETYREISSCSNFESFQARRANIRYRPEANAKPEHVHTLNGSGLAIGRTVAAILENYQQEDGSVVIPEVLRPYMGNKEVIQKG, via the coding sequence ATGCTCGATATCAAATTTGTAAGAGCGAACTTTGAAGACATCAAGCACAAACTGAAGCACAGGGGGGAAGACCTCTCCAATTTCGACCGATTCCCTGAGCTGGATGAAAAACGCCGGAAATTGATTCAGGAAACCGAAGAATTGAAGAGCAAGCGAAATGAGGTATCCAAGCAAATTTCTGTCATGAAACGGGAGAAAAAAGATGCGGATGACCTGATTGCCGAAATGCGGGAAGTCGGGGATGCTGTCAAAAAACTGGATGAAGAACTGCGTCAGGTTGAAGAGAAATTGGAAATGATCATGCTGACCGTTCCGAACATCCCTCACGAATCCGTGCCGGTTGGGGATAGTGAAGATGAAAATGTCACTGTCCGTACATGGGGAGAGGTCCGCGAGTTTGATTTTGAAGCGCAACCGCACTGGGATATTGCCGGTGAGCTTGACATCCTCGACTTTGAACGTGCATCTAAAGTGACGGGAAGCCGCTTTGTCTTTTATAAGGGACTTGGGGCCAGGCTGGAGCGGGCCCTGCTGAATTTCATGATGGATCTGCATCATGATGAACACGGTTATGAGGAAATGCTGCCGCCTTACATGGTAAATAGGGCAAGCATGACCGGAACAGGCCAGCTGCCGAAGTTTGAAGAGGACGCCTTCAAAATCCGTGAGGAAGATTATTTTCTTATTCCGACAGCTGAGGTCCCAGTCACGAACTATCACCGTGATGAGATTCTTGATGCTGGAGATTTACCGAAAAACTATGTCGCATACAGCGCCTGTTTCCGTTCTGAAGCAGGTTCAGCGGGCCGTGATACGCGCGGATTAATCCGACAGCACCAGTTCAATAAAGTGGAACTTGTCCGCTTTGTGAAACCGGAAGATTCCTACGCGGCGCTTGAGGAGCTGACAGGGCATGCTGAAAAAGTGCTGCAGCTTTTGAAGCTTCCATATCGGGTCATGAGCATGTGCACAGCTGATCTTGGATTCACGGCGGCAAAGAAATATGATATCGAGGTATGGATTCCTAGCTATGAAACATACCGTGAAATCTCTTCTTGCAGCAACTTCGAAAGCTTCCAGGCAAGACGCGCGAATATCCGCTATCGTCCGGAAGCAAACGCAAAGCCGGAGCATGTCCACACTCTGAATGGATCCGGACTTGCGATCGGCCGTACGGTTGCCGCCATTCTGGAAAATTATCAGCAGGAAGACGGAAGTGTCGTCATTCCAGAAGTCCTTCGCCCTTATATGGGGAATAAAGAAGTGATTCAAAAGGGATAA
- a CDS encoding deoxynucleoside kinase: MISLTENKTFTIPKDAVITVAGTVGVGKSTMTKSLAKALGFRTSFEKVDNNPYLDSFYSDFERWSFHLQVYFLAERFKEQKKIFEYGGGFIQDRSIYEDTGIFAKMHYEKGTMSAVDYETYTNLFEAMVMTPYFPHPDLLIYLEGSLDDIIDRIKERGRPMEQQTPLAYWQEMHERYERWIDNFNACPVLRLNINEYDLLNNEESVEQILQRISKHMEQTQHLRKR, from the coding sequence ATGATCTCATTAACTGAAAATAAAACGTTCACGATACCGAAAGATGCGGTCATCACCGTCGCCGGAACAGTCGGCGTCGGCAAATCCACGATGACAAAGTCCCTTGCAAAGGCGCTTGGCTTCCGGACATCATTTGAAAAAGTCGATAACAACCCATACCTTGATTCTTTTTACAGTGACTTTGAACGCTGGAGCTTCCACTTGCAAGTATACTTCCTGGCCGAACGGTTCAAAGAACAGAAAAAAATCTTCGAATACGGCGGCGGCTTCATCCAGGACCGTTCCATCTATGAAGATACGGGCATCTTCGCCAAAATGCATTACGAAAAAGGAACAATGTCAGCAGTCGATTACGAAACTTACACAAACCTGTTTGAAGCCATGGTCATGACTCCTTACTTCCCGCATCCCGACCTGCTCATTTACCTTGAAGGGTCACTGGATGACATCATTGACCGTATCAAGGAACGGGGCCGTCCGATGGAACAGCAGACACCGCTTGCCTACTGGCAGGAAATGCACGAACGGTATGAACGCTGGATCGATAATTTCAATGCGTGCCCGGTCCTGCGCTTGAATATCAATGAATATGACTTGCTGAATAATGAAGAATCCGTTGAGCAAATCCTTCAGCGCATCTCCAAACATATGGAACAGACACAGCACTTGCGCAAGAGGTAA
- a CDS encoding deoxynucleoside kinase, with protein MKDTPFITVEGPIGVGKTSLTKAIADHFQFHTLKEIVEENPFLGKFYDNIEEWSFQTEMFFLCNRYKQLEDIDRLYLKQNKPVVADYHIFKNLIFAERTLKPYQYDKYIKIYNTLTEDMPKPNVIIYLHADLDTLLERISMRGRDIEKNIDPQYLKQLSEDYDVFMDSFQKRHPDVPVITFNGDSLDFVLNKDDLQYILTTLEETLKKGEIHV; from the coding sequence GTGAAAGATACACCGTTTATTACAGTTGAAGGACCAATCGGGGTAGGTAAAACTTCACTTACAAAAGCGATTGCCGATCATTTTCAATTTCATACATTAAAAGAGATTGTTGAGGAAAACCCATTTCTCGGCAAATTCTACGATAACATTGAAGAATGGAGCTTCCAGACAGAGATGTTTTTCCTCTGCAATCGCTATAAACAGCTTGAAGATATTGATCGGCTTTATTTGAAGCAAAACAAACCGGTTGTAGCCGATTACCATATTTTCAAGAACCTGATTTTTGCGGAACGCACGCTGAAACCGTATCAGTACGATAAATACATCAAAATTTACAATACACTGACCGAAGATATGCCGAAACCGAATGTAATCATTTACCTGCATGCCGACCTTGACACTTTGCTGGAACGGATCAGCATGAGAGGCCGGGATATCGAGAAGAACATCGACCCCCAATATTTGAAACAGCTATCGGAGGATTACGACGTGTTCATGGATAGCTTTCAAAAAAGGCATCCTGATGTACCGGTCATCACCTTCAACGGGGACAGCCTTGATTTCGTCCTTAACAAGGATGACTTGCAGTACATACTCACGACGCTTGAAGAAACCTTAAAAAAGGGAGAAATTCACGTATGA
- a CDS encoding DUF4387 domain-containing protein — translation METKTLNELAKTIRSKNAGTDKITFDIIFKEKDKYELVKNSKSISRQTIAALFNIEEERITDFVEFDPANAIKFTIKRTNPSGDPGEGDIFGSQQYPPLLDIEVPAEPVH, via the coding sequence ATGGAAACAAAAACATTAAATGAACTTGCCAAAACGATCCGAAGCAAAAATGCCGGCACAGATAAAATCACGTTTGACATCATTTTCAAAGAGAAAGACAAATACGAGCTTGTAAAAAACAGCAAATCGATTTCCCGGCAGACCATCGCAGCTCTATTCAACATTGAAGAAGAAAGAATCACGGATTTTGTGGAATTCGACCCTGCCAATGCCATCAAATTCACTATCAAACGGACCAACCCGAGCGGCGACCCGGGCGAAGGCGACATTTTCGGATCGCAGCAGTATCCGCCGCTGCTTGATATTGAAGTGCCGGCAGAGCCTGTGCACTAA